The Mauremys mutica isolate MM-2020 ecotype Southern chromosome 1, ASM2049712v1, whole genome shotgun sequence genome has a segment encoding these proteins:
- the ASCL1 gene encoding achaete-scute homolog 1: MASASPAKMDSGASQFLQPACFFAAAQSVPPPPPPPLSPAGRQPSPASKAAAAPKPVKRQRSSSPELMRCKRRLNFSGFGYSLPQQQPAAVARRNERERNRVKLVNLGFATLREHVPNGAANKKMSKVETLRSAVEYIRALQQLLDEHDAVSAAFQAGVLSPTISPGYSHDMNSMAGSPVSSYSSDDGSYDPLSPEEQELLDFTNWF, encoded by the coding sequence ATGGCCAGCGCCAGCCCTGCCAAGATGGACAGCGGCGCCAGCCAGTTCCTGCAGCCCGCCTGCTTCTTCGCCGCCGCCCAGAgcgtgccgccgccgccgccgccgccgctgagCCCGGCCGGCCGCCAGCCCTCGCCGGCCAGCAAGGCGGCGGCGGCGCCCAAGCCCGTCAAGCGGCAGCGCTCGTCCTCCCCGGAGCTGATGCGCTGCAAGAGGCGGCTCAACTTCAGCGGCTTCGGCTACAGCCTCCCGCAGCAGCAGCCGGCGGCCGTGGCGCGGCGGAACGAGCGGGAGCGGAACCGGGTGAAGCTGGTGAACCTGGGCTTCGCCACCCTCAGGGAGCACGTCCCCAACGGGGCGGCCAACAAGAAGATGAGCAAAGTGGAGACGCTGCGCTCGGCCGTCGAGTACATCCGcgccctgcagcagctgctggacgAGCACGACGCCGTCAGCGCCGCCTTCCAGGCCGGGGTGCTGTCCCCCACCATCTCGCCCGGCTACTCCCACGACATGAACTCCATGGCAGGCTCCCCCGTCTCCTCCTATTCCTCCGACGACGGGTCCTACGACCCGCTGAGCCCCGAAGAGCAGGAGCTCCTGGACTTCACCAACTGGTTCTGA